From one Lasioglossum baleicum chromosome 11, iyLasBale1, whole genome shotgun sequence genomic stretch:
- the LOC143213341 gene encoding uncharacterized protein LOC143213341 isoform X1 yields MDTITAIPELREEIEHPNKSFTWPDGAVLLLIDLYREKEAEFKNGLKRHNVIWKEIAAQLQQCNYAVNGLQCSTKFAGLRRTYKNIKDQNNKSGNAYSSWAFYSAIDSLIGDRAYMQPPAVACSEGLELITPITQPGSSSSSSMVGSQSTPIKKRRVETILESHIAELKQERELRKIQRDEERRAAEERKEARHRERKQERERMHSENIEIQKSLLKVLETLANK; encoded by the exons TTCACGTGGCCTGATGGGGCAGTACTTCTCCTAATAGATTTATATAGGGAAAAGGAAGCCGAATTTAAAAACGGCTTGAAGAGACACAATGTAATTTGGAAGGAGATTGCAGCCCAACTGCAGCAATGTAATTATGCTGTAAATGGGCTGCAATGTTCGACAAAATTTGCCGGTCTACGTCgtacttataaaaatataaaagaccaAAATAATAAAAGCGGCAACGCGTATAGCAGTTGGGCCTTTTATTCT GCCATAGATTCACTTATTGGCGATAGGGCCTATATGCAGCCTCCAGCTGTAGCATGCAGCGAAGGGCTAGAATTGATTACACCTATAACCCAACCAGGTTCCAGCTCTTCCTCGTCCATGGTTGGATCccaaa GTACGCCTATTAAAAAAAGACGGGTGGAAACCATTTTAGAAAGCCACATAGCAGAACTAAAACAAGAAAGAGAAttaagaaaaattcaaagagaCGAAGAAAGGAGGGCAGCGGAGGAAAGGAAAGAAGCCAGACACAGAGAAAGAAAACAGgaaagagaaagaatgcattctgaaaatatcgaaattcaaaaatctttattaaaagttttagaaacactagcaaataaataa